Proteins encoded in a region of the Zea mays cultivar B73 chromosome 2, Zm-B73-REFERENCE-NAM-5.0, whole genome shotgun sequence genome:
- the LOC100276274 gene encoding uncharacterized protein LOC100276274, translated as MAGGNLFGRALSYVVNELLVEGLANNRAFQRFAVKTNRTLESLSSKAKEVREELSEQLKEARGQKDHFKQ; from the exons ATGGCCGGCGGCAACCTGTTCGGGCGGGCGCTGAGCTACGTAGTCAACGAGCTCCTCGTCGAGGGCCTCGCCAACAA CCGTGCATTCCAGAGGTTCGCTGTGAAGACCAACAGGACTCTTGAGAGCCTATCGTCTAAAG CTAAGGAAGTGAGGGAGGAGTTATCGGAACAATTGAAGGAAGCTCGTGGCCAGAAAGAT CACTTCAAGCAGTGA